Proteins co-encoded in one Macrobrachium rosenbergii isolate ZJJX-2024 chromosome 54, ASM4041242v1, whole genome shotgun sequence genomic window:
- the LOC136834677 gene encoding uncharacterized histidine-rich protein DDB_G0274557-like has translation MYPPQTSISTPHPYPSLTHLSTPQSSYPPPTPFPHPPHKYPHSQTSTSAPKHHIHPHHTSHLTTSIHSKHHICQTSHPHPHAHTHLTPPPMSPPHLIHITSLHTAYHIHPHTTPLPPHTSPISTSPPYLITDSLDFCSQDFDAR, from the coding sequence ATGTACCCACCCCAAACATCCATATCCACCCCACACCCATACCCAAGCCTCACACACCTATCCACACCCCAATCATCGTATCCACCGCCCACACCCTTCCCTCACCCACCACACAAGTATCCACACTCCCAAACATCCACATCTGCACCCAAACATCACATCCACCCCCACCACACCTCTCACCTCACCACCAGTATCCACTCCAAACATCATATCTGCCAAACATCACATCCACACCCCCACGCCCATACTCACCTCACCCCACCTCCCATGTCACCCCCACACCTCATCCACATCACATCCCTACACACCGCATATCATATCCACCCCCACACCACGCCACTCCCCCCCCACACCTCACCCATATCCACCTCACCCCCATACCTCATAACTGACTCGTTAGACTTCTGCTCCCAAGACTTCGACGCTCGCTAG
- the LOC136834678 gene encoding uncharacterized protein, whose product MTSRSGILSLSLSLSLSLSLSLSHPHPHLTPYIHPAHLISTSCTFDIHTCTPHPTPISTPAHLTPHPYPHPHHPTPTPYHTHTHIHTPPIPTPTPHPPHPYTPIPTPTPISTPTPTHTHTSPTPISTPTPIPTHHPPHTHTPTPHPYPHPTHTSYIPHIHTPHTRTPHPNTTISRPHPTPYPHLTHPYPHPNHPYPHPTPIPTPHHTPVSTLQTSISAPQTSTSTPHTHPHTHPHPVSTPQISTPHTHTHIHTPTPIPTPTHTHTPPHLYTHTHPHTPYPYPHPISTPDTPHPHHSHTTPDTTPLTTDPTDPLD is encoded by the coding sequence ATGACATCAAGgtcaggtattctctctctctctctctctctctctctctctctctctctctctctctcacatccacaTCCACACCTGACACCTTATATCCACCCTGCACACCTCATATCCACATCCTGCACCTTTGATATCCACACCTGCACACCTCACCCCACACCCATATCCACACCTGCACACCTCACCCCACACCCATATCCACACCCACACCACCCCACACCCACACCATACCACACCCACACCCATATCCACACCccacccatacccacacccaccCCACACCCACCACACCCATACACACCCATACCCACCCCCACACCCATatccacacccacacccacccatacccacacctcacccacacccatatccacacccacacccatacccacacATCATCCACCCCAtacccacacccccaccccacatCCATATCCACACCCCACACACACCTCATACATACCCCACATCCACACCCCACACACCCGTACCCCTCATCCAAACACCACCATATCCAGACCTCACCCCACACCATACCCACACCTCACACACCCATATCCACACCCCAATCATCCATATCCACAccccacacccatacccacaccTCACCACACACCAGTATCCACACTCCAAACATCCATATCTGCACCCCAAACATCCACATCCACACCCCACACCCAcccccacacccacccacacccagTATCCACACCCCAAATATCCACACctcacacccacacccacatccACACccccacacccatacccacacccacccacacccatACCCCCCCACACCTGTACACCCACACCCATCCCCATACCCCATATCCATACCCACACCCCATATCCACACCTGACACTCCACACCCACACCATAGCCACACCACACCTGACACCACCCCACTCACCACTGACCCCACTGACCCATTAGACTGA